One part of the Candidatus Peregrinibacteria bacterium genome encodes these proteins:
- a CDS encoding AbrB/MazE/SpoVT family DNA-binding domain-containing protein, which translates to MTPVTISPKFQIVIPKNIREGMDLKPGMKCELIRCGGTIRIVPVVPITELRGAFKGMDTTIIREPDREL; encoded by the coding sequence ATGACACCAGTTACAATATCTCCAAAGTTTCAAATAGTCATTCCAAAAAACATAAGGGAGGGAATGGACTTAAAACCAGGGATGAAATGCGAACTCATAAGATGTGGTGGGACTATTAGAATCGTACCTGTAGTACCTATCACCGAACTACGTGGCGCATTCAAAGGAATGGACACAACAATTATAAGAGAACCTGATAGAGAATTATGA
- a CDS encoding sodium-translocating pyrophosphatase, translating into MDLSIGIYAIIASGIALIFSLYLIINVLSMDTGTARMKEIAQAIQEGAMAYLNRQYKTIAIFAILIFLLLGTFIPAGDYNNGYMIAVGFLVGSFFSALAGYIGMATAVRANVRTTQAATKGLKQALNVAFKGGAVTGQAVVGLALLGVAGFYYVFTEYMGVPIDAAPNLLIGFGFGASLVSLFARVGGGIFTKAADVGADIVGKVEAGIPEDDPRNPAVIADNVGDNVGDCAGMGADLFETYAVTLIAAMILSASTVTGALGQAGIEYPLALGSIAVIGSILGTFFVRVGKDNNIMGALYKGMIAAGVLSAIGFYFITKEMIGDMMIFYAALVGLGVTLFINVITEYYTSTKFSPVRKIAKASETGAGTNVIMGLAVGLQSTVVPVIIIVIGIALAYHFGANSILQNGIYGVAIAAVAMLSTTGMVIALDSYGPITDNAGGIAEMADLPAKVRKNTDALDAVGNTTKAVTKGYAIGSAALAAIVLFQAYQEELLKGGSGEHLSFDLSDYRVLIGLFIGGMLPFLFSAACMQAVGVAAHAVVEEVRRQFREIKGIMKGTAKPDYATCVDIVTKGALKQMIFPGLLAVLTPLFVGFVLGPIVLGGMLVGVIVTGLLMALNMSNGGGAWDNAKKYIEDGNYGGKGSEAHKAAVVGDTVGDPYKDTAGPALNALIKVINTIALIIAPMIAGWSLLNW; encoded by the coding sequence ATGGACCTTTCAATCGGAATATACGCGATCATTGCGAGTGGAATAGCACTTATATTCTCACTTTACTTGATCATCAATGTACTTAGTATGGATACTGGAACTGCACGTATGAAAGAAATCGCTCAAGCGATTCAAGAAGGAGCAATGGCATATTTAAATCGTCAATATAAGACGATCGCTATTTTTGCTATCCTTATATTCTTACTACTTGGAACATTTATACCTGCTGGAGATTATAACAACGGATATATGATTGCCGTTGGATTCCTGGTCGGATCGTTTTTCTCCGCACTTGCAGGTTATATAGGTATGGCAACTGCCGTACGTGCAAACGTCAGAACTACACAAGCTGCAACAAAAGGTCTAAAACAAGCACTCAATGTTGCATTCAAAGGTGGCGCCGTAACCGGGCAAGCAGTAGTTGGCCTAGCACTTCTAGGAGTTGCAGGGTTCTACTATGTATTCACTGAGTACATGGGAGTACCTATAGACGCAGCACCAAACCTACTTATAGGATTCGGATTTGGAGCATCTCTTGTTTCATTATTCGCACGTGTCGGTGGAGGTATATTCACAAAGGCAGCTGACGTTGGAGCTGATATCGTAGGTAAAGTAGAAGCCGGAATTCCTGAGGATGATCCAAGAAATCCGGCAGTTATCGCTGACAATGTTGGGGACAACGTTGGAGACTGTGCCGGTATGGGAGCTGATCTTTTTGAAACATACGCAGTAACACTTATTGCAGCTATGATTCTTTCTGCATCAACCGTTACAGGAGCGCTTGGACAAGCAGGTATCGAATACCCACTTGCACTTGGTTCCATAGCAGTTATCGGATCAATCCTTGGAACTTTCTTTGTACGCGTAGGTAAGGATAACAATATTATGGGAGCTCTATACAAAGGTATGATCGCTGCAGGTGTACTATCTGCAATAGGATTCTACTTCATAACAAAAGAAATGATCGGCGATATGATGATATTCTATGCTGCACTAGTCGGACTAGGAGTTACTTTATTCATCAATGTAATTACTGAATACTACACTTCAACTAAATTTTCTCCGGTTAGAAAAATCGCAAAAGCATCTGAAACAGGAGCTGGAACAAACGTAATCATGGGTCTTGCAGTAGGACTTCAATCAACTGTAGTACCGGTTATTATTATCGTAATTGGTATAGCTCTTGCGTACCACTTCGGGGCGAATTCAATTTTACAAAATGGTATATATGGAGTCGCTATCGCTGCTGTCGCTATGCTTTCTACAACAGGTATGGTTATCGCCCTTGATTCATACGGACCTATTACAGACAATGCGGGAGGTATCGCTGAAATGGCTGATCTTCCGGCAAAAGTTCGCAAAAACACTGATGCTCTAGATGCAGTAGGTAACACTACAAAAGCTGTAACAAAAGGTTACGCTATCGGTTCTGCGGCGCTTGCTGCTATCGTACTTTTCCAAGCCTACCAAGAAGAACTTCTAAAAGGTGGATCTGGAGAACACCTTTCATTTGATCTAAGTGACTACAGAGTACTTATCGGTCTATTTATCGGAGGTATGCTACCATTCTTATTCTCAGCCGCATGTATGCAAGCTGTTGGCGTCGCAGCTCACGCTGTTGTTGAAGAAGTAAGAAGACAATTCAGAGAAATCAAAGGAATCATGAAAGGTACTGCAAAACCGGACTACGCAACTTGTGTGGACATCGTAACCAAAGGAGCTTTGAAACAAATGATCTTCCCCGGGCTACTTGCAGTATTAACTCCTTTGTTCGTAGGATTTGTACTTGGACCAATCGTTCTGGGAGGTATGCTCGTTGGTGTTATCGTAACAGGACTTCTAATGGCACTTAACATGTCAAACGGTGGTGGAGCTTGGGATAACGCAAAGAAATACATCGAAGACGGAAACTATGGCGGAAAAGGATCAGAAGCACACAAGGCGGCAGTAGTTGGAGACACAGTTGGTGATCCATACAAAGACACAGCAGGACCTGCCCTAAACGCCCTAATCAAGGTTATCAACACAATTGCACTTATCATCGCCCCAATGATCGCAGGATGGAGCTTATTGAATTGGTAA